In the Grimontia kaedaensis genome, one interval contains:
- the sucC gene encoding ADP-forming succinate--CoA ligase subunit beta: MNLHEYQSKQLFAEYGLPVSEGYACDTPQEAAEAADKLGGNKWVVKCQVHAGGRGKAGGVKLVSNKEEIKEFAQNWLGKNLVTYQTDANGQPVSKILVEECTDIAQELYLGAVVDRGSRRVVFMASTEGGVEIEKVAEETPELIHKAAIDPLVGPQPYQGRQLAFKLGLQGEQIKQFTKIFMGIAKLFIERDVALVEVNPLVITDQGNLHCLDAKLAVDSNAVYRQPKIREMHDPSQDDPREAHAAQWELNYVALDGSIGCMVNGAGLAMGTMDIVNLHGGSPANFLDVGGGATKERVTEAFKIILSDDNVKAVLVNIFGGIVRCDLIADGIIGAVEEVGVKVPVVVRLEGNNAELGAKKLAESGLNIIAATSLTEAAEKVVAAAEGK, translated from the coding sequence ATGAATCTGCACGAATATCAGTCAAAACAGCTGTTTGCTGAATACGGGCTGCCAGTATCCGAAGGGTATGCCTGTGACACTCCTCAAGAAGCTGCTGAAGCCGCTGACAAACTAGGCGGAAACAAGTGGGTTGTTAAATGTCAGGTACACGCTGGTGGTCGCGGTAAAGCGGGCGGTGTGAAACTGGTTAGCAACAAAGAAGAAATCAAAGAATTCGCACAGAACTGGTTGGGCAAAAATCTGGTGACTTACCAGACAGATGCAAATGGCCAGCCTGTTAGCAAAATCCTGGTTGAAGAGTGTACTGACATTGCTCAAGAGCTCTACCTGGGTGCAGTAGTAGACCGTGGTTCACGTCGCGTTGTTTTCATGGCATCGACTGAAGGTGGTGTGGAAATCGAAAAAGTCGCTGAAGAGACGCCAGAGCTGATCCACAAAGCGGCGATCGATCCGTTGGTAGGGCCTCAGCCATACCAAGGCCGTCAACTGGCATTTAAGCTGGGTCTACAAGGCGAGCAAATCAAGCAGTTCACCAAGATCTTCATGGGTATCGCAAAGCTGTTCATCGAGCGCGATGTTGCGCTGGTGGAAGTGAACCCACTGGTTATCACTGACCAGGGTAATCTGCACTGTCTGGATGCAAAACTGGCTGTTGATAGCAATGCTGTATACCGTCAGCCAAAAATCCGTGAAATGCACGACCCATCACAGGACGATCCACGTGAAGCACACGCTGCACAGTGGGAACTGAACTATGTTGCTCTGGACGGCAGCATTGGCTGTATGGTTAACGGTGCGGGCCTGGCAATGGGTACCATGGATATCGTTAACTTGCACGGCGGCAGCCCTGCAAATTTCCTGGATGTTGGTGGCGGCGCAACGAAAGAGCGCGTTACCGAAGCATTCAAAATCATCCTCTCTGACGACAACGTAAAAGCTGTTCTGGTGAACATCTTCGGCGGTATCGTGCGCTGTGACCTGATCGCAGACGGCATCATCGGTGCGGTAGAAGAAGTTGGCGTTAAAGTACCAGTTGTTGTTCGCCTTGAAGGTAACAACGCTGAGCTTGGCGCGAAGAAACTGGCTGAGTCAGGCCTGAACATTATTGCTGCGACCTCACTGACTGAAGCAGCAGAGAAAGTTGTTGCTGCAGCGGAGGGCAAATAA